The genomic stretch GGTCGGGATCTTGCCGGTGGACTTGCCCTGACGCCGTTGCCGGGGGCGCGGCGGCTTCACGCCCAGCCCTTCAGCCCGGCGTACCTTTTGTACCAGCTTGCGGCTGACCTGCCAGCCTTCGTTGGCCAGCAGCGCTCGTACGCGACGATAACCGTAGCGCGGGTTGGTCCGGCTCACCGCGATGATCGCACGCACGAGGCGAACCATCTTGTCGGTGGCGGTTTTAGCCCGGTAGCAGAAGCTCGACCAGTGCAGACGAAGATACCGACAGGCGGCCCGTAACGAGCACGTTCCCGACTCGGCCACCTCGCGCACCGCTTCGCGCTTGTGCCCCGGGCTTACCATTTTTTTGCGTTTACCTGCTCCAGTACTTTGATGTTCAAAAGCTGGTCGGCCACCAGTTTCTTCAGCTCGGCGTTCTCGCGCTCAAGCTCCTTCAGACGCTTCACATCGCGCAGCTCCATCTGTCCGTACTTGCTCTTCCAACG from Ruficoccus amylovorans encodes the following:
- a CDS encoding transposase, which codes for MKRKRYTEEQIVALLREADEGRSVDDVCREHNVSKASFHRWKSKYGQMELRDVKRLKELERENAELKKLVADQLLNIKVLEQVNAKKW